A genome region from Streptomyces sp. V3I8 includes the following:
- a CDS encoding mycofactocin system FadH/OYE family oxidoreductase 2: MTYRHLFSPLRVGPLVLANRVVFSAHLTNFAEDGLPGERHAAYYAARAAGGAGLVITEEHSTHPTDWPYEKLIHGFRPEVVPGYRRITEAVHAHGVPVLAQLNHNGGQASGMYSRRPVWAPSPVPDPLFREVPKAVDLAEIAEITAGYAQVAGHCAEGGFDGVELQCSHSSVVRGFLSPATNRRGDAYGGTLANRARLLLEIIDAVREAIGPGRALGVRLCGDELIDGGTTLEEAVEVARMVEGTGQVDYINTSIGVATSTLYMIEASMAVRPGYALFVSNAIRRAVRLPVIGVGRIKDPVQAERALAEGHCDLVGVVRGQIADPDFLAKARTGHGAQIRTCLSCNQECVGRMGLNHRLGCIENPAVGQESVVLPPPRLGTRRVLVVGGGPGGLQCAATAARRGHRVTLYEREPATGGQVTSAAVVPGRAEFADLVRNLLAECRRHGVEIRTGVEATGELLRAQRPDTVVLATGARPQPPHWAGALERVVDVRDVLEGRAAPFGEVLVVDELGFHQATSVAELLADRGCRVEICTPAMVVGQDLGITLDMETFCARADAKDITFATDRVVLSAEAERDGAGVSLQVLTHTTGQMSPVRADWVVCAVHQAPRDELWQDLREAAFEVHRVGDCLAPRRANAAVLEGHRVAVAL; this comes from the coding sequence ATGACGTACCGTCATCTGTTCTCCCCGCTGCGGGTGGGCCCGCTGGTGCTGGCCAACCGGGTGGTGTTCTCGGCGCATCTGACGAACTTCGCCGAGGACGGGCTGCCCGGTGAGCGGCATGCCGCCTACTACGCGGCGCGGGCGGCCGGCGGAGCGGGCCTGGTGATCACCGAGGAACACTCGACGCATCCCACCGACTGGCCCTACGAGAAACTCATCCACGGCTTCCGGCCGGAGGTCGTGCCGGGCTACCGGCGCATCACCGAGGCGGTGCACGCGCACGGGGTGCCGGTGCTGGCGCAGCTCAACCACAACGGCGGCCAGGCGTCCGGCATGTACTCGCGCCGCCCGGTGTGGGCGCCCTCGCCGGTGCCGGACCCGCTGTTCCGGGAGGTGCCCAAGGCGGTCGACCTCGCCGAGATCGCCGAGATCACGGCCGGCTACGCGCAGGTCGCCGGGCACTGCGCCGAGGGCGGTTTCGACGGGGTGGAGCTGCAGTGCTCGCACTCCTCGGTGGTGCGCGGCTTCCTGTCCCCGGCGACCAACCGCCGCGGCGACGCCTACGGCGGCACCCTGGCCAACCGGGCCCGGCTGCTGCTGGAGATCATCGACGCGGTCCGTGAGGCGATCGGCCCCGGGCGGGCGCTGGGCGTGCGGCTGTGCGGCGACGAGCTGATCGACGGCGGCACCACCCTGGAGGAGGCCGTCGAGGTGGCCCGCATGGTGGAGGGGACCGGGCAGGTCGACTACATCAACACCTCCATCGGTGTGGCCACCTCGACGCTGTACATGATCGAGGCGTCGATGGCGGTGCGGCCGGGGTATGCGCTGTTCGTCTCCAACGCGATCCGCCGCGCGGTACGGCTGCCGGTGATCGGGGTGGGACGCATCAAGGACCCGGTGCAGGCCGAACGGGCGCTGGCCGAGGGCCACTGCGACCTGGTGGGCGTGGTGCGCGGGCAGATCGCCGATCCCGACTTCCTCGCCAAGGCGCGCACCGGGCACGGCGCGCAGATCCGCACCTGTCTGTCCTGCAACCAGGAGTGCGTGGGCCGGATGGGCCTCAACCACCGGCTGGGCTGCATCGAGAACCCGGCGGTGGGCCAGGAGTCCGTCGTGCTGCCCCCGCCGCGCCTGGGCACCCGGCGGGTGCTGGTGGTCGGCGGCGGTCCCGGCGGGCTGCAGTGCGCCGCCACCGCGGCCCGGCGCGGGCACCGGGTGACCCTCTACGAGCGCGAGCCGGCGACCGGGGGGCAGGTGACGTCCGCGGCCGTCGTGCCGGGACGGGCGGAGTTCGCGGACCTGGTGCGCAATCTGCTGGCCGAGTGCCGCCGCCACGGTGTGGAGATCCGCACGGGGGTGGAGGCGACCGGGGAGCTGCTGCGCGCGCAGCGCCCGGACACGGTGGTGCTGGCCACCGGCGCCCGCCCGCAGCCGCCGCACTGGGCGGGCGCGCTGGAGCGGGTGGTGGACGTCCGGGACGTCCTGGAGGGCCGGGCCGCCCCCTTCGGGGAGGTGCTGGTGGTCGACGAACTGGGCTTCCACCAGGCGACGTCGGTGGCGGAGCTGCTGGCCGACCGGGGCTGCCGGGTGGAGATCTGCACGCCCGCCATGGTGGTCGGCCAGGACCTCGGCATCACCTTGGACATGGAGACGTTCTGCGCGCGGGCGGACGCCAAGGACATCACGTTCGCCACGGACCGGGTGGTGCTGTCCGCGGAGGCCGAACGAGACGGTGCGGGAGTGAGTCTTCAGGTGCTGACGCACACCACCGGCCAGATGTCCCCGGTGCGCGCCGACTGGGTGGTGTGCGCGGTGCACCAGGCGCCGCGGGACGAGCTGTGGCAGGACCTGCGGGAGGCTGCGTTCGAGGTGCACCGGGTGGGTGACTGCCTCGCGCCGCGCCGCGCGAACGCCGCGGTCCTCGAGGGCCACCGCGTGGCGGTGGCGCTGTGA
- a CDS encoding mycofactocin-associated electron transfer flavoprotein alpha subunit (Built with help from friend_finder, bracket5, and grep mycofactocin), with amino-acid sequence MSGGALPARDAVAVIVVRGGELPQGAAESAAEAGAGALLVGDGVQEARGRLDSARTVWALEAASLPDPGVLAAVLAPLLARVHTVVLPASPDGRDLAPRLAAALGRVLLAGALTVTRHGAQVLRHEGRQLAELAVEGPFVATLVPGVRGAGPAGGTPVTHLVEASWPGAPAGTRALGTAAPGPGGAPLEQASRVLGAGAGLGDGAAVAVLAGVGRALGAAVGATRAVTDQGWLGHDRQIGTTGVVLDPDLYVAFGVSGASQHVGGLGRPRHVVSVNTDPHCPMTAMADLGIVADAPAVLAELARRLEDV; translated from the coding sequence GTGAGCGGCGGGGCGCTGCCCGCGCGGGACGCGGTCGCGGTGATCGTGGTGCGCGGCGGTGAACTGCCGCAGGGGGCGGCCGAGTCGGCGGCGGAGGCCGGCGCCGGCGCCCTGCTGGTGGGCGACGGCGTCCAGGAGGCCCGCGGCCGGCTGGACAGCGCCCGCACGGTGTGGGCGCTGGAGGCCGCCTCCCTGCCCGACCCGGGGGTGCTGGCCGCGGTGCTCGCCCCGCTGCTGGCCCGGGTGCACACGGTGGTGCTGCCCGCCTCGCCGGACGGCCGCGACCTCGCGCCCCGGCTGGCGGCGGCCCTGGGGCGGGTGCTGCTCGCCGGCGCGCTGACGGTGACCCGGCACGGCGCGCAGGTGCTGCGGCACGAGGGCCGGCAGCTGGCCGAACTGGCCGTGGAGGGGCCCTTCGTGGCCACGCTGGTGCCCGGGGTGCGCGGTGCGGGCCCGGCCGGCGGGACGCCGGTGACCCATCTCGTCGAGGCGTCCTGGCCCGGTGCGCCGGCCGGGACCCGCGCTCTGGGCACCGCCGCGCCGGGGCCGGGCGGGGCCCCGCTGGAGCAGGCCTCCCGGGTGCTGGGCGCGGGCGCCGGGCTGGGGGACGGCGCGGCGGTGGCGGTGCTGGCCGGCGTGGGCCGGGCGCTGGGCGCCGCGGTGGGCGCGACGCGCGCGGTGACCGACCAGGGCTGGCTGGGCCACGACCGGCAGATCGGCACCACCGGAGTGGTCCTGGACCCCGACCTGTACGTGGCGTTCGGTGTCTCCGGTGCCTCCCAGCACGTCGGCGGGCTGGGCAGGCCGCGCCATGTGGTCAGTGTGAACACCGACCCGCACTGTCCGATGACCGCGATGGCCGATCTGGGCATCGTGGCCGACGCGCCGGCCGTGCTGGCCGAGCTCGCCCGGCGGCTGGAGGACGTGTGA
- a CDS encoding FAD-dependent oxidoreductase: MSDPMFDVVVVGAGPAGSAAALTAARAGRSVALVERGPHPGSKNVYGGVVYGRVLDELVPRWWEQMPVQRWVTRRSTMVMTDRQALTVDVRAQAWGGPPYNGATALRADLDGWLADLAQEAGAVLVPSTVATGLLRAADGTVRGVRTDRPDGELSAGVVIACDGVNSFLAKEAGLFGGRTGARHTSLGVKETLALPREVIEERFALRGRDGLDMEILGCTRGIPGGGFLYTNLDSLSVGVVVGLDGLAACGVRPEELLADLKAHPSIAPLVRGAELKEYSAHLLPEGGYDTMPELAGDGILVAGDAAAMCLAAGVWLEGVNFAIGAGMYAGRAAAEALARGDTSRSGLAGYRRLLEDSFVLADHRKLRRAPGLVFSERMQQRYPALLCDLAEEFFRVDNPRPKPGLRRLLRRGAAAHGVRLHHLLSDALTAWRSFG; this comes from the coding sequence ATGAGCGATCCGATGTTCGACGTGGTCGTGGTCGGGGCGGGGCCGGCGGGCAGTGCGGCCGCCCTCACCGCGGCCCGGGCCGGCCGGTCGGTGGCGCTGGTGGAACGCGGCCCCCATCCGGGCTCCAAGAACGTGTACGGCGGTGTCGTCTACGGCCGGGTGCTGGACGAGCTGGTGCCCCGGTGGTGGGAGCAGATGCCGGTGCAGCGCTGGGTCACCCGCCGCTCCACCATGGTCATGACCGACCGGCAGGCCCTCACGGTGGACGTGCGCGCCCAGGCCTGGGGCGGTCCGCCGTACAACGGGGCCACCGCCCTGCGGGCCGACCTGGACGGCTGGCTGGCCGATCTGGCCCAGGAGGCGGGCGCGGTGCTGGTGCCGTCCACGGTGGCCACCGGTCTGCTGCGGGCGGCCGACGGAACGGTGCGCGGTGTGCGTACGGACCGCCCGGACGGCGAGCTGAGCGCCGGCGTGGTCATCGCCTGCGACGGGGTGAACTCCTTCCTCGCCAAGGAGGCCGGCCTGTTCGGCGGCCGGACCGGCGCCCGGCACACCTCGCTGGGTGTCAAGGAGACCCTGGCGCTGCCGCGCGAGGTGATCGAGGAGCGGTTCGCGCTGCGCGGCCGCGACGGCCTGGACATGGAGATCCTCGGCTGCACCCGCGGCATCCCCGGCGGCGGTTTCCTCTACACCAACCTCGACTCCCTCAGCGTGGGCGTGGTCGTCGGCCTGGACGGGCTGGCCGCCTGCGGGGTGCGGCCCGAGGAGCTCCTCGCCGACCTCAAGGCGCACCCCTCGATCGCGCCGCTGGTGCGCGGGGCGGAGCTGAAGGAGTACAGCGCGCACCTGCTGCCGGAGGGCGGCTACGACACCATGCCCGAACTGGCCGGGGACGGGATCCTGGTGGCCGGGGACGCCGCGGCGATGTGCCTGGCGGCCGGGGTGTGGCTGGAGGGCGTGAACTTCGCGATCGGCGCGGGCATGTACGCGGGCCGGGCGGCCGCCGAGGCCCTGGCCCGCGGTGACACCTCCCGCTCGGGGCTGGCCGGCTACCGGCGTCTGCTGGAGGACTCCTTCGTCCTGGCCGACCACCGCAAACTGCGCCGGGCTCCGGGGCTGGTGTTCTCCGAGCGGATGCAGCAGCGCTACCCGGCTCTGCTGTGCGACCTGGCCGAGGAGTTCTTCCGGGTCGACAACCCGCGGCCCAAGCCGGGCCTGCGCCGCCTGCTGCGCCGTGGTGCGGCCGCGCACGGCGTGCGGCTGCACCATCTGCTGTCCGACGCACTGACGGCTTGGAGGTCGTTCGGATGA
- a CDS encoding ferredoxin family protein has translation MNAEYRGIDFEDRMSTVDFRLSERAHISVDAAVCRSCTAQVCVHACPAKLFVPTSDGGILFNYEQCFECGTCYEVCDAEGAITWTYPDGGHGVVFRQG, from the coding sequence ATGAACGCCGAGTACCGCGGCATCGACTTCGAGGACCGGATGTCCACGGTGGACTTCCGGCTCTCGGAGCGTGCCCACATCAGCGTGGACGCGGCCGTGTGCCGCTCCTGCACCGCCCAGGTGTGCGTGCACGCCTGTCCGGCGAAACTGTTCGTGCCGACCTCCGACGGCGGCATCCTGTTCAACTACGAGCAGTGCTTCGAGTGCGGCACCTGCTACGAGGTGTGCGACGCCGAGGGCGCGATCACCTGGACCTACCCCGACGGCGGGCACGGCGTCGTCTTCCGGCAGGGGTGA
- a CDS encoding mycofactocin-associated electron transfer flavoprotein beta subunit codes for MLVAAALRCFDPHTAVDPLTGVVREDPHAGRASEADLAALEHALRLAEALGGRCVAVTVGGARADGMLREALAAGAHAVLRAEGPGHDGAATARTLHRALLARHGAPDVVVCGDRSPDHGTGSTPAFLAARLGAAQALGLLELSPGRQGTLHAVRRLDGGRRERLRVPLPAVCSVEAGGVRLRRAALPAVLAARRAGVPVLAVAPPAGAQQVRTVAVRPYRPRPKELPAVAGGTARERMLELTGTFVPPAVARVVRAEDPVLAVDELLAFLRTHGYLKEGGR; via the coding sequence GTGCTGGTGGCGGCCGCACTGCGCTGCTTCGATCCGCACACGGCGGTGGACCCGCTCACCGGCGTGGTGCGCGAGGACCCGCACGCCGGGCGGGCGAGCGAGGCGGACCTGGCGGCGCTGGAGCACGCGCTGCGGCTGGCCGAGGCGCTGGGCGGGCGGTGCGTGGCCGTCACCGTGGGCGGGGCGCGGGCCGACGGCATGCTGCGCGAGGCGCTGGCGGCCGGCGCGCACGCGGTGCTGCGCGCCGAGGGCCCCGGCCACGACGGCGCGGCGACCGCACGGACCTTGCACCGGGCCCTGCTGGCCCGGCACGGCGCGCCGGACGTGGTGGTGTGCGGGGACCGCTCCCCCGACCACGGCACCGGCTCCACCCCGGCGTTCCTCGCGGCGCGGCTGGGCGCGGCGCAGGCGCTGGGACTGCTGGAACTGTCGCCGGGACGGCAGGGCACGCTGCACGCGGTGCGCCGCCTGGACGGCGGGCGGCGCGAGAGGCTGCGGGTGCCGCTGCCGGCGGTGTGCTCGGTGGAGGCCGGCGGCGTACGACTGCGGCGGGCCGCGCTGCCCGCGGTGCTCGCCGCGCGCCGGGCCGGCGTGCCGGTGCTGGCCGTCGCCCCGCCCGCCGGCGCGCAGCAGGTGCGCACGGTGGCCGTGCGGCCCTACCGGCCGCGGCCCAAGGAGCTGCCCGCGGTGGCCGGCGGCACGGCGCGGGAGCGGATGCTGGAGCTGACCGGCACGTTCGTGCCGCCCGCCGTGGCCCGCGTGGTACGCGCCGAGGACCCGGTGCTGGCCGTCGATGAACTGCTGGCGTTCCTGCGCACCCACGGCTATCTGAAGGAGGGCGGCCGGTGA
- a CDS encoding SDR family oxidoreductase, translating into MSARVAVVTGAARGVGAAVVGQLAREGWRVVAVDTCADLADLPAADRRPGSEGQPAALAARWPGTVVDVVADVRDAGALAEAVALAEREFGALDAAVAAAPVTAGGQGLRESGEERQALSDIGVRAVAGLARACVPALLRRPGPGPGRFVALASAAGHRGPYRLAGCDAGTHTVAGLVQSLASDLRGTGLPDSGAALHGPADAPDLARHQLVGHLLSPQEVAAAVCWLCHEQSAPLTGTVAHTGGGLTA; encoded by the coding sequence GTGAGCGCCCGGGTGGCGGTGGTGACCGGCGCGGCCCGCGGGGTCGGGGCGGCGGTGGTGGGGCAGCTGGCGCGGGAGGGCTGGCGGGTCGTCGCCGTCGACACCTGCGCGGACCTGGCGGACCTGCCCGCGGCGGACCGCCGTCCGGGCAGCGAAGGGCAGCCGGCGGCGCTCGCCGCCCGGTGGCCCGGCACGGTGGTGGACGTGGTGGCCGACGTGCGCGACGCCGGGGCGCTGGCGGAGGCGGTCGCGCTGGCCGAGCGGGAGTTCGGCGCGCTGGACGCGGCGGTGGCGGCCGCGCCGGTGACCGCCGGCGGGCAGGGCCTGCGGGAGAGCGGCGAGGAGCGGCAGGCGCTGTCCGACATCGGCGTGCGCGCGGTGGCCGGCCTGGCGCGGGCCTGCGTTCCCGCGCTGCTGCGCCGGCCCGGCCCGGGCCCGGGCCGGTTCGTGGCGCTGGCGTCGGCCGCCGGCCACCGCGGGCCGTACCGCCTGGCCGGCTGCGACGCCGGCACGCACACCGTGGCCGGCCTGGTGCAGAGCCTGGCGAGCGACCTGCGCGGCACCGGCCTGCCGGACTCCGGCGCGGCGCTCCACGGGCCGGCGGACGCCCCGGACCTCGCCCGGCACCAGCTGGTGGGGCACCTGCTCTCGCCGCAGGAGGTGGCCGCCGCGGTGTGCTGGCTGTGCCACGAGCAGTCGGCCCCCCTGACCGGCACGGTCGCGCACACCGGCGGGGGCCTCACCGCATGA
- the mftF gene encoding mycofactocin biosynthesis glycosyltransferase MftF (Members of this protein family, MftF, are glycosyltransferases, members of PF00535 (glycosyl transferase family 2). The encoding gene is found as part of the mycofactocin cassette, in Mycobacterium tuberculosis, many other Actinobacteria, and occasional members of other lineages. Mycofactocin itself, a putative redox carrier, is a heavily modified derivative of the C-terminal Val-Tyr dipeptide of the mycofactocin precursor MftA (TIGR03969).) — translation MTPLHVSADAGLRRLDGGRLLLGGSPYRVLRLSAAAARLLDTWLAGTPVAALPAHRRLAARLVRAGVVHPVYTSARLSVRDVTVVVPVRDHAQALAGLLPAVREVAEVVVVDDGSLRPLPQAAVRHPVCRGPAAARNTGWRLAGTDLVAFLDADVVPDAGWLDVLLPHFEDPDVAAVAPRVLSVAGTSLLARYEQVRSSLDLGGAPAPVRPGGRVSYVPSAALVVRVSALRASGGFEEEMRFGEDVDLVWRLAAAGSLVRYEPASTVRHAPRPRWRGWARQRFEYGTSAAPLALRHGRAVAPLKMSAWSVAAWAGPAVGRPLAGLAVAGVTAALLPRKLEAVGVPAAESLKLALHGHLGAGRLLADALTRSWWPVAVPALAATRRGRWLLAAAYGCHVQEWYRRRPPIDPLRWTALRALDDLCYGSGVWWGAVRHRTLAPLLPDLAEWPGCDGVHTDTGTGPGADPSPDVGADPDPGAAAGPDPDPGPGADSDPDPGADPGAGADPGAGADPGDASPPAAPPVPGAVGDSGLPRTTTGGAGALDPAGEEDGPAALAGGDTSPGVRAQ, via the coding sequence ATGACGCCACTGCACGTGAGCGCCGACGCCGGTCTGCGGCGCCTGGACGGCGGACGGCTGCTGCTGGGCGGCTCGCCCTACCGGGTGCTGCGGCTGTCCGCGGCCGCCGCCCGGCTGCTCGACACCTGGCTGGCGGGCACGCCCGTCGCCGCGCTGCCCGCCCACCGGCGGCTGGCCGCCCGGCTGGTGCGCGCCGGTGTCGTGCACCCGGTGTACACGAGCGCCCGCCTGAGCGTGCGGGACGTCACGGTGGTGGTGCCGGTGCGCGACCACGCCCAGGCCCTGGCCGGGCTGCTGCCCGCGGTACGGGAGGTGGCCGAGGTCGTCGTCGTCGACGACGGCTCGCTCAGGCCGCTGCCGCAGGCCGCCGTGCGCCACCCCGTCTGCCGGGGGCCGGCGGCGGCCCGCAACACCGGCTGGCGGCTCGCGGGCACCGACCTGGTCGCGTTCCTGGACGCCGATGTCGTCCCGGACGCCGGCTGGCTGGACGTGCTGCTGCCCCACTTCGAGGACCCGGACGTCGCGGCCGTCGCCCCGCGGGTGCTCAGCGTCGCGGGCACCTCGCTGCTGGCCCGCTACGAGCAGGTGCGCTCCTCGCTGGATCTGGGCGGCGCGCCCGCGCCGGTGCGGCCGGGCGGCCGGGTGTCCTACGTGCCCTCGGCGGCCCTGGTCGTGCGCGTGTCGGCCCTGCGCGCGAGCGGCGGCTTCGAGGAGGAAATGCGTTTCGGCGAGGACGTGGACCTGGTGTGGCGGCTGGCGGCCGCGGGGTCGCTGGTGCGCTACGAGCCCGCCTCGACGGTGCGGCACGCCCCGCGCCCGCGGTGGCGGGGGTGGGCCCGCCAGCGTTTCGAGTACGGCACCTCGGCGGCTCCCCTGGCGCTGCGCCACGGCCGGGCCGTGGCCCCGCTAAAGATGTCCGCGTGGAGCGTCGCGGCCTGGGCGGGGCCGGCCGTGGGCCGTCCGCTGGCGGGCCTGGCGGTGGCGGGGGTGACCGCCGCGCTGCTGCCGCGCAAGCTGGAGGCGGTGGGCGTGCCGGCCGCCGAGTCGCTGAAGCTGGCCCTGCACGGCCACCTCGGCGCCGGGCGGCTGCTGGCCGACGCGCTCACCCGCTCCTGGTGGCCGGTGGCGGTGCCCGCGCTGGCGGCCACGCGCCGCGGCCGGTGGCTGCTGGCCGCGGCCTACGGCTGCCATGTGCAGGAGTGGTACCGGCGGCGGCCGCCGATCGATCCGCTGCGCTGGACGGCGCTGCGTGCGCTGGACGACCTGTGCTACGGCTCCGGAGTCTGGTGGGGCGCGGTGCGGCACCGCACCCTGGCCCCGCTGCTGCCGGACCTGGCCGAGTGGCCGGGCTGCGACGGCGTCCACACGGACACCGGCACCGGCCCCGGTGCCGATCCCAGCCCCGATGTCGGTGCCGATCCCGATCCCGGTGCCGCGGCTGGCCCCGATCCCGATCCCGGCCCCGGTGCCGATTCCGATCCCGATCCCGGTGCCGATCCCGGTGCCGGTGCCGATCCCGGTGCTGGTGCCGATCCCGGGGACGCGTCCCCGCCCGCCGCTCCCCCGGTCCCCGGCGCCGTCGGCGACAGCGGTCTGCCCCGCACCACCACCGGCGGCGCCGGTGCTCTTGACCCCGCCGGCGAGGAGGACGGTCCAGCCGCCCTCGCCGGCGGCGACACCTCCCCCGGCGTGCGGGCGCAATGA
- the mftE gene encoding mycofactocin biosynthesis peptidyl-dipeptidase MftE — MRRPYRLDQLTWPQLEAAAGRSLLAVPVGSTEQHGPHLPLTVDTDIAAALAGRLARGREDVLLAPAVSYGSSGEHAAFPGTLSIGQEAVESLLLELVRSADAFAGVVLVSGHGGNAAPLARAVARLRREGRRVLPWSPSGSPTDSHAGRTETSVMLELRPESVRMHRARPGDVRALAQVLPILRASGVRAVSGNGVLGDPTGATAAQGRRILAAWSADLLAAVERWSAATDHAGG; from the coding sequence ATGAGGCGTCCGTACCGGCTGGACCAGCTGACCTGGCCGCAGCTCGAGGCCGCCGCCGGCCGCAGTCTGCTGGCCGTGCCGGTCGGCTCGACCGAACAGCACGGCCCGCACCTGCCGCTGACGGTGGACACGGACATCGCCGCCGCCCTGGCCGGCCGGCTCGCCCGCGGGCGCGAGGACGTGCTCCTGGCCCCGGCCGTGTCCTACGGATCGAGCGGCGAGCACGCCGCTTTCCCCGGCACGCTGTCGATCGGCCAGGAGGCTGTCGAGTCGCTGCTGCTGGAACTGGTGCGCTCGGCCGACGCGTTCGCCGGGGTGGTCCTGGTCTCCGGCCACGGCGGCAATGCGGCGCCCCTGGCCCGGGCGGTGGCCCGGCTGCGCCGCGAGGGCCGCCGGGTGCTGCCCTGGTCGCCCTCCGGCTCCCCCACCGACAGCCACGCCGGCCGCACGGAGACGTCCGTCATGCTGGAGCTGCGCCCCGAGAGCGTGCGCATGCACCGGGCCCGGCCCGGTGACGTCCGGGCGCTGGCCCAGGTGCTGCCGATCCTGCGCGCCTCGGGGGTGCGCGCGGTCAGCGGCAACGGCGTCCTGGGCGACCCCACCGGCGCCACGGCCGCGCAGGGCCGGCGCATCCTGGCCGCCTGGAGCGCGGACCTGCTGGCCGCCGTGGAGCGCTGGAGCGCCGCCACGGACCACGCCGGCGGCTGA